GAGATGGACCTGGCAGCGGAGATCCACCAGGTGCTGGTGCCTCCGGTGGAGGCGCGGATCGGAGGCTGGGAGTTCTACGGGCGCTCGCAGCCCTCGGGCGAGGTGGGTGGGGACCTGGTGGACGTGGTCGAGGGCCAGCGCGGCTGGGTGGCCTACATCGCCGACGTCTCCGGTCACGGAGTGGCGCCGGGCGTGGTCATGGGGATGGTGAAGAGCGCGGCCCGCATGCAGCTCACCCTGGGAGGCGGCAGCGCCAACCTGCTGCCGCAACTCAACACGGTCCTATATCCGCTGAAGAAACCCAACATGTTCGTCACCCTGGCCTACCTGGCGGTGAGCGACAAGGGTGGGGAGTACTCGCTGGCCGGGCATCCGCCCATCCTGCACTACCACGCCGCTAGCGGGCAGATCACGGAGCTGGAATGCCCCAACCTGCCGGTGGGCATCCTGGAGCACAGCCCCTTCGACGTGGGCTCGCTGCAAGGCGAGCCCGGGGACGTGTTCGTGCTCATCACCGACGGCCTGCTGGAGGTGGAGAACCGGGCCCCGGGGAGGAGTTCGGAGTGGCCGGAGTGAAGGCGGCCCTGGCCGGGCACGCGCAGGAGTCCCTGGAGCGGATCTGGACGGCCATCACGGCGGCGGCGCTGCGCCACGGCAAGCCCGCCGAC
The sequence above is a segment of the Terriglobales bacterium genome. Coding sequences within it:
- a CDS encoding SpoIIE family protein phosphatase, which translates into the protein PLRSRFLFLLGVALLFSIIGFVNNIMNLGRDPALRVVLSAVACGVFGSLYAVAGFSLRDRVRVGLAMVPIFVVQTLVMGKIAQYLPTPAMPAVLGAADIARLSHRLQVSGAATILAMALGYASFAVFAGTEGRRHFRVQAEMDLAAEIHQVLVPPVEARIGGWEFYGRSQPSGEVGGDLVDVVEGQRGWVAYIADVSGHGVAPGVVMGMVKSAARMQLTLGGGSANLLPQLNTVLYPLKKPNMFVTLAYLAVSDKGGEYSLAGHPPILHYHAASGQITELECPNLPVGILEHSPFDVGSLQGEPGDVFVLITDGLLEVENRAPGRSSEWPE